One genomic region from Anopheles bellator chromosome 2, idAnoBellAS_SP24_06.2, whole genome shotgun sequence encodes:
- the LOC131212123 gene encoding protein pelota isoform X2 → MKLVRKNVDKAGQGSVTLVPEQPEDIWHAYNLIAEGDQVRSSTIRKVQNESSTGSSSSSRVRTTLTISVETIDFDTQAQMLRLKGRNIEENQFVKMGAYHTIDLEVNRAFTLMKPEWDSIALERIEMACDVSQNADVAAVIMQDGLAHICLITASMTLVRSKIDVAIPRKRKGNVQQHEKGLSKFYEAVMQGILRHVNFEVVKCILIASPGFVKDQFYEYMFQQAVKTDNKVLLENKSKFMLVHSSSGFKHSLKEVLQDPCVIVKMSDTKAAGEVKALENFYTTLQFEPAKAFYGKKHILKAATAQAIETLLISDNLFRYSLSLSHYN, encoded by the exons ATGAAATTGGTGCGGAAAAACGTCGACAAAGCAGGCCAAGG GAGCGTCACGCTGGTTCCCGAACAACCGGAGGACATTTGGCACGCCTACAATCTTATCGCCGAGGGTGATCAAGTGCGGAGCAGCACAATCCGAAAG GTGCAAAATGAATCCTCGACGGGATcatccagcagcagtcgcGTCCGGACGACGCTCACCATCAGCGTGGAAACGATCGACTTCGACACGCAGGCCCAAATGTTGCGGCTCAAGGGTCGTAACATCGAAGAGAATCAGTTCGTGAAG ATGGGGGCCTACCACACGATCGACCTCGAGGTGAATCGTGCCTTTACGCTGATGAAACCGGAGTGGGACTCGATCGCACTTGAGCGCATCGAAATGGCGTGCGATGTGTCGCAGAACGCAGACGTGGCCGCCGTCATCATGCAGGACGGATTGGCGCACATCTGCCTCATCACGGCCAGTATGACGCTCGTGCGCAGCAAGATCGACGTAGCCATTCCGCGCAAGCGTAAGGGTAACGTGCAGCAGCATGAGAAGGGGCTCAGCAAGTTCTACGAGGCCGTCATGCAGGGCATTCTGCGGCACGTGAACTTCGAAGTGGTGAAATGTATTCTGATCGCCTCGCCCGGTTTTGTGAAGGATCAGTTCTACGAGTACATGTTTCAACAGGCTGTTAAAACGGACAATAAG GTGCTGctagaaaataaaagcaaatttatgctgGTACATTCGTCCTCCGGATTTAAACATTCTCTAAAAG AGGTGCTCCAAGATCCGTGCGTTATCGTGAAAATGTCCGACACGAAGGCGGCCGGCGAGGTGAAGGCACTGGAAAACTTCTACACAACGTTGCAGTTCGAACCGGCCAAAGCTTTCTATGGCAAGAAGCACATCCTCAAGGCGGCAACCGCGCAGGCAATCGAAACGTTGCTCATTTCGGATAATCTTTTCAG ATATTCTTTATCATTATCACATTACAACTGA
- the LOC131212124 gene encoding uncharacterized protein LOC131212124: MSRFDRQPDYFIGPNGRPVLVSRIASPMPRNAGKTVDGDRNSKLIKCRDNLAIQRREAGDASRGSPADSGRGSIDTSRRRCTTNENDITAIKWPTGRGGAPKTTPSPSGSVPSSSPLLRNRSNTHQHHTPAAIPSSATRHHRVEQLLVHPSRYLNIHKQLDNRLAYQRGYDRNIFGCNQRMDQFVLPPLPI; encoded by the exons ATGTCTCGCTTCGATCGTCAGCCAGACTACTTTATCGGTCCCAACGGTCGGCCAGTGTTGGTATCACGTATCGCTTCCCCGATGCCTCGCAACGCGGGAAAGACAGTGGACGGTGATAGAAACAGCAAGCTGATCAAATGTCGGGACAATCTAGCGATCCAACGCCGTGAAGCAGGTGACGCCAGCCGTGGCTCGCCCGCGGACAGTGGTCGGGGTAGTATCGATACCAGTCGACGTCGATGTACTACTAACGAAAATGATATAACGGCGATAAAGTGGCCCACTGGTCGCGGTGGCGCACCGAAGACAACACCGTCGCCATCGGGCTCGgtgccatcgtcatcaccgcTCCTTCGTAATCGCAGCAACACTCACCAGCACCACACACCAGCGGCAATACCTTCCAGCGCGACACGGCACCACCGGGTCGAGCAACTTCTGGTACATCCATCCAG GTATTTAAATATTCACAAACAGCTCGACAATCGGTTGGCGTACCAACGGGGTTACGATCGGAACATATTTGGCTGCAACCAACGGATGGACCAGTTCGTGTTGCCTCCTCTGCCGATCTGA